In a single window of the Tellurirhabdus bombi genome:
- a CDS encoding ABC transporter permease, translated as MTPRPQPVEPPRLADRLLTFFCDSQLLEEIQGDLHEEFQYQVRRVGERQARWRYWRDVLGFLKPFAGQQKRDEYPRPTFFSSDMIRNYLKIAFRTLRKQQGFTFINIVGLAVGLACCLLITLYVVDELSFDRYHEKAARIYRINSDIKFGGNDMHMAVAPDPMGPTLLKDYPQVETFVRLHGRGTWLVKRTGQPTNRQEKDIIFADSTLFDVFTLPLVAGNPKQALTEPNTVVISESAAKRYFGNQNPMGQSLTLDNRLPCRVTGVMQDMPTNSHFRTDFFVCMRSDDYPWGNWLSHNHHTYVVLKEGVDYQKFNQNFETILQKYMSPQAQQVFGASLGQLRASGTRIKYSLIPLTDIHLRSKQNIELAPNSDIQYIYIFSAVAIFVLLIACINFMNLSTARSSNRAKEVGVRKVLGSVKGQLIGQFMTESVLMATLAMALALLLVALVLPFFNELSTKQLTLHSLIVPQFLPLLGSLPLVVGFLAGIYPAFFLSSFRPISVLKGKVNLGFRSVGLRSGLVVFQFMMSVILIVGTIVVYRQINFIQTTKLGFKRDQVLTINEAYALGNQVQAFREEVLKLPGVVTGSISGYLPVPSDRSDSGMFPEGQVDQSKAVSSQQWAVDADYIPTLGMELAQGRNFSRESIADSSAIILNETAVKTFGFKNPIGKRIMRMTDNEGKQFKTYTVIGVVKNFHFESLRQNIGSVALIMEPSLGAISFRLNGPNIPGLVKQVEAKWRQMAPGMPFDYYFLEDSFDTMYRAEQRVGQIVLVFSVLAILIACLGLFGLAAFMAEQRTKEIGVRKVLGASTASIVGLLSKDFLKLVLIAILVATPIAWYGMNQWLKDFAYKIDVPWWVFALAGFVAVAIAFVTVSFQSIKAAFMNPVKSLRAE; from the coding sequence ATGACGCCCAGACCCCAACCCGTCGAACCGCCCCGCCTGGCCGACCGCCTGCTGACCTTTTTTTGTGACTCGCAGCTGCTGGAAGAAATTCAGGGCGACCTGCACGAAGAATTTCAGTACCAGGTCCGGCGGGTGGGCGAACGGCAAGCGCGTTGGCGCTACTGGCGCGATGTGCTGGGGTTTCTGAAACCATTTGCTGGCCAACAAAAACGAGATGAGTACCCAAGACCTACTTTTTTCAGTTCTGATATGATACGGAATTACCTTAAGATCGCTTTTCGTACCCTTCGCAAGCAGCAGGGTTTTACGTTCATCAACATTGTTGGGCTGGCTGTGGGGCTGGCCTGCTGCCTGCTGATTACGCTTTATGTGGTCGATGAACTGAGCTTCGACCGCTACCACGAAAAAGCGGCCCGGATTTACCGGATTAACTCCGATATCAAGTTCGGCGGAAACGATATGCACATGGCGGTGGCGCCTGACCCGATGGGGCCAACCTTGCTGAAGGATTATCCGCAGGTCGAGACTTTTGTGCGGTTGCACGGGCGGGGCACCTGGCTGGTTAAGCGGACCGGGCAGCCTACTAATCGGCAAGAGAAAGACATCATCTTTGCCGATTCGACGCTCTTCGATGTGTTTACGCTGCCGCTGGTGGCGGGCAATCCTAAACAGGCACTGACCGAACCCAACACCGTTGTTATCAGTGAGTCGGCTGCCAAGCGCTATTTTGGCAACCAGAATCCGATGGGGCAGTCCCTGACGCTTGACAATCGCCTACCCTGCCGGGTAACGGGTGTAATGCAGGACATGCCCACCAACTCCCATTTCCGGACGGACTTTTTTGTGTGTATGCGAAGCGACGATTATCCCTGGGGAAACTGGTTAAGCCATAATCACCATACGTACGTTGTTTTGAAAGAAGGTGTTGATTATCAGAAATTCAACCAAAATTTTGAGACCATTCTCCAGAAGTACATGAGTCCGCAGGCGCAGCAGGTTTTCGGTGCGTCACTGGGCCAATTGCGCGCATCCGGCACACGCATAAAATACTCCCTGATTCCGCTGACGGACATTCATTTGCGCTCCAAACAAAATATCGAATTGGCGCCGAACAGTGATATTCAGTATATCTACATTTTCTCGGCGGTGGCGATTTTCGTGCTGCTGATTGCCTGCATCAATTTTATGAATCTTTCGACGGCCCGGTCGTCCAATCGGGCCAAGGAAGTGGGCGTTCGGAAAGTGCTGGGATCGGTAAAAGGACAACTAATCGGGCAATTTATGACAGAATCGGTGCTAATGGCCACGCTGGCGATGGCCCTGGCCCTGCTTCTGGTCGCGCTGGTTCTGCCCTTTTTCAATGAACTTTCAACCAAACAATTAACGCTACATAGTCTCATTGTTCCGCAATTTTTGCCTCTTTTGGGCAGCCTACCGCTGGTAGTTGGTTTTCTGGCGGGCATCTATCCGGCGTTTTTCCTTTCTTCGTTCCGGCCCATCAGCGTCTTAAAAGGCAAGGTAAATCTAGGCTTCAGAAGCGTCGGTTTACGCAGCGGTCTGGTGGTTTTTCAGTTCATGATGTCGGTAATTCTGATTGTAGGAACGATTGTGGTTTATCGGCAGATCAATTTTATTCAAACCACCAAACTAGGATTCAAACGCGATCAGGTTCTGACGATCAACGAAGCATATGCGCTGGGCAATCAGGTGCAGGCCTTCAGGGAGGAAGTTCTGAAACTGCCGGGTGTCGTCACGGGTTCAATCTCGGGCTATCTGCCGGTCCCATCGGATCGAAGCGATAGCGGCATGTTCCCGGAAGGCCAGGTCGACCAGAGCAAAGCGGTTTCTTCGCAGCAGTGGGCAGTCGATGCGGACTACATTCCGACGCTGGGTATGGAACTAGCGCAGGGCCGAAATTTCTCGCGGGAATCCATTGCTGATTCTTCCGCCATTATTTTGAACGAAACGGCGGTTAAAACCTTTGGATTCAAAAATCCCATTGGCAAGCGGATCATGCGGATGACTGACAATGAGGGGAAGCAATTCAAAACGTATACGGTAATAGGTGTTGTGAAAAACTTCCATTTTGAGTCGCTGCGGCAGAATATCGGTTCGGTCGCTTTAATCATGGAACCTTCTCTGGGCGCGATTTCATTCCGGCTCAACGGGCCGAATATTCCGGGTCTGGTCAAGCAGGTAGAAGCGAAATGGCGGCAGATGGCACCGGGGATGCCGTTTGATTATTATTTTCTGGAGGATAGTTTCGACACCATGTATCGCGCTGAGCAGCGGGTGGGGCAGATTGTGTTGGTGTTTTCCGTACTTGCCATTCTGATTGCCTGTCTGGGGTTGTTTGGGTTAGCCGCTTTCATGGCCGAACAGCGCACGAAGGAAATTGGCGTTCGGAAAGTGCTGGGAGCCAGCACGGCCAGCATTGTTGGCTTGTTGTCGAAGGATTTTCTCAAACTCGTCCTGATCGCCATTCTTGTGGCAACGCCGATTGCCTGGTATGGGATGAACCAGTGGCTGAAGGATTTCGCCTATAAAATTGACGTACCGTGGTGGGTCTTTGCGCTGGCGGGGTTTGTTGCCGTGGCCATCGCATTTGTAACCGTGTCGTTCCAGTCCATCAAAGCCGCTTTTATGAATCCTGTGAAGAGCTTACGGGCAGAATGA
- a CDS encoding PadR family transcriptional regulator, whose translation MKRSYLGEFEEIVLLTVAVLEGQAYGVALTHEIIEQTGRSVRLNQIHSALQRLEEKGMVKSEMGEPTAERGGRRKRLFTVTAYGRRTLQEIQEVRVTLWSRLLHPFKPATSL comes from the coding sequence ATGAAACGCAGTTACTTAGGCGAGTTTGAGGAGATTGTTCTGTTGACGGTGGCGGTGCTGGAAGGACAGGCTTACGGCGTCGCGCTAACCCATGAGATTATTGAGCAGACGGGGCGTTCGGTTCGCCTGAACCAGATTCACTCCGCTTTGCAGCGGCTGGAAGAGAAAGGAATGGTTAAATCGGAGATGGGCGAACCAACGGCCGAACGCGGTGGCCGGCGGAAACGACTGTTTACGGTAACGGCCTACGGTCGTCGGACATTGCAGGAAATTCAGGAAGTGCGCGTGACTTTGTGGAGCCGCCTCCTACATCCGTTCAAACCAGCCACCAGTCTATGA
- a CDS encoding ABC transporter permease — MLTNYLKIAWRNLERNRLFSLINILGLALGMACSLLILFWVQDELRVDRFHANNDRIFRVMENQDWAGRDLSTTTATPGILAENLKRDFSEIEKAAVATYQSEILLTVGNTFGKEKGRYASGEFLEILSFPLVQGDPQTALKRPDAIVISEKLARKYFPNQNPIGKTIRVDNTDDMMVTGVLKENIPYNSLKFDYLMSWERFLKLNEWAKEWENNGPHTYVLLSKQADADKVTQKIRNYIEVKTNKRTSNIDLFLYPYSDYYLYSNFKNGALDGGRIEYVRLFVIVAIFILVIACINFMNLATARSVKRAKEVGVRKVVGAMRQTLMGQFIGESLLIAILSLSVALLLVALILPTFNTLTGKALNLELADPAFWATLLGLTALTGIISGSYPAVFLSSLNPIVVLKGVLKFKTSATIFRKGLVVFQFSLSIILIVGMIIIYRQIHYIQNKNLGFDRENLVYMPLEGDLKASYPTFRNELLTQPGVKAVSCAWDDPLQVGSSTMGVNWRGKDTTQQILFNQTAVYYGYLKTMGVRLKEGREFSPDYSLDTTNYIINEAAARKIGHKNPVGQELTFWGRKGTIVGVVKDYHINSLHVAIEPLILHMQRKEYSGYVIVRAEAGRTREALANLEKTFKKFNPKYPFEYLFTDQEFGTYYKSENVVSKLASYFAGLAIFISCLGLFGLATFTAEQRTKEIGIRKVLGASVTTIVLMLSKDFLQLVLVASVVALPVAWWALNGWLEGFANRIEIQWWMFALAVLAALLIALLTVGYQSIKAALTNPVKSLKTE, encoded by the coding sequence ATGCTAACGAACTATCTCAAAATCGCCTGGCGGAATCTTGAGCGAAACCGGCTGTTCTCACTGATCAATATCCTTGGTTTGGCCCTCGGGATGGCCTGTAGTCTGCTCATTCTGTTTTGGGTGCAGGATGAACTGCGGGTAGATCGCTTTCATGCCAACAACGACCGCATTTTTCGGGTGATGGAAAACCAGGACTGGGCGGGGCGCGACCTCAGCACCACAACGGCAACGCCGGGTATTCTGGCCGAAAACCTGAAGCGCGATTTTTCCGAGATAGAGAAGGCTGCCGTGGCGACCTACCAAAGCGAAATCCTGCTAACGGTTGGCAATACGTTTGGGAAAGAAAAAGGACGCTATGCCAGCGGCGAATTTCTGGAAATTCTTTCGTTTCCGTTGGTGCAGGGCGATCCACAAACTGCCCTGAAACGCCCGGATGCCATTGTGATTTCGGAAAAGCTGGCGCGTAAGTATTTCCCCAACCAGAACCCAATCGGGAAAACCATCCGGGTCGATAATACAGACGATATGATGGTGACCGGCGTACTGAAAGAAAATATTCCGTACAACTCGCTGAAATTCGATTACCTGATGTCGTGGGAGCGCTTTTTGAAGCTCAACGAATGGGCCAAAGAGTGGGAAAATAACGGTCCGCATACCTACGTGCTACTTAGCAAGCAGGCCGATGCCGATAAAGTCACGCAAAAAATCAGGAATTACATTGAGGTAAAAACCAACAAACGGACGAGCAATATCGACCTGTTTCTGTACCCATACAGCGATTATTACCTGTATTCTAATTTTAAAAACGGCGCGCTGGATGGGGGGCGTATTGAGTATGTGCGGTTGTTTGTGATCGTGGCCATTTTTATTCTGGTCATTGCCTGCATCAACTTCATGAACCTGGCCACGGCGCGGTCGGTGAAACGGGCGAAAGAGGTCGGCGTTCGGAAGGTGGTGGGGGCTATGCGGCAGACACTGATGGGCCAATTCATTGGTGAATCCCTGTTGATAGCTATCCTGTCTTTGTCGGTTGCCCTGTTGCTGGTTGCCTTGATACTGCCGACGTTCAACACACTTACGGGTAAAGCACTCAACCTCGAACTGGCTGATCCGGCTTTCTGGGCAACCTTGCTCGGACTAACGGCGCTAACCGGAATCATATCGGGCAGTTATCCGGCGGTTTTTCTGTCGTCGCTCAATCCAATTGTGGTCTTGAAAGGCGTTTTGAAATTCAAAACCAGCGCGACAATTTTCCGGAAAGGCCTGGTTGTTTTTCAGTTTTCCTTGTCCATCATTCTAATTGTGGGAATGATTATTATTTACCGCCAGATCCACTATATCCAGAACAAAAACCTGGGTTTTGATCGCGAAAATCTGGTTTACATGCCCCTGGAAGGCGATCTGAAAGCCAGCTATCCAACCTTCCGAAACGAGTTGTTGACGCAGCCAGGAGTAAAGGCGGTTAGCTGCGCCTGGGATGATCCGCTTCAGGTGGGCAGTTCGACCATGGGCGTCAACTGGCGCGGAAAAGACACGACCCAGCAGATCTTGTTCAACCAGACAGCGGTGTATTACGGGTATTTGAAAACAATGGGTGTTCGGCTGAAAGAAGGCCGGGAGTTTTCGCCGGATTACAGCCTGGATACAACCAATTACATCATCAATGAGGCCGCCGCTCGGAAGATTGGGCATAAGAATCCGGTAGGGCAGGAGCTGACTTTCTGGGGCCGCAAAGGGACCATTGTTGGGGTGGTGAAAGATTACCACATCAATTCGTTGCACGTGGCCATCGAGCCTTTGATTCTGCACATGCAACGCAAAGAATACAGTGGTTACGTGATCGTACGAGCCGAAGCCGGTCGCACCCGGGAAGCGCTGGCTAATCTGGAAAAAACGTTTAAGAAATTTAATCCGAAGTATCCCTTTGAATACCTGTTTACCGACCAGGAATTTGGGACTTACTACAAAAGTGAAAACGTGGTTAGTAAGCTGGCTAGTTATTTCGCCGGGCTGGCCATTTTCATTTCCTGCCTTGGCTTGTTTGGACTGGCCACCTTTACGGCGGAACAGCGCACGAAAGAAATTGGCATCCGTAAAGTGCTCGGGGCCAGTGTCACGACCATCGTGCTAATGCTTTCGAAAGACTTTCTGCAACTGGTGCTGGTGGCCTCGGTGGTGGCTCTGCCGGTAGCCTGGTGGGCGCTCAATGGCTGGCTGGAAGGCTTTGCCAACCGCATCGAAATCCAGTGGTGGATGTTTGCCCTGGCGGTGTTGGCGGCCCTTTTGATTGCGCTGTTGACCGTTGGTTACCAATCCATCAAGGCGGCCCTGACGAATCCGGTTAAATCCCTTAAAACCGAATAG
- a CDS encoding ABC transporter permease, whose amino-acid sequence MSPQPRTGGPPRLADRLLERFCDPYTLEEMQGDLHEEFQYQVRRVGERQARWRYWRDVLGFLKLRARQSFTRKKQQNTYPTTPLISPDMLRNYLKIALRNLVKHKTYSAINIAGLATGMAVAMLIGLWIWDELSFNTYHKNYDRIAQVWQHQTSNGEVFTGKAIPFPLGKELQTKYGSSFQYVVMSSWEGEHFLSLGEKKITKEGSFMDVDAPRMLTLHMLKGSYDGLKEPNSILLSETTAQALFGDREPLNQLIKIDNKMDVRVTGVYEDVPHNAQYGKVKFIAPWELYVASEKWIQRARDNSHWGDNSFQLFVQIADNTDYESVNKRILNAKLNNVPANEKKFKAAIVLNPMRDWRLRSNWENGVKTGGMIDYVWLFGFIGLFVLLLACINFMNLSTARSEKRAKEVGIRKAVGSVRGQLVNQFFSESFLVVFFAFGLALLLVLLVLPWFNQVADKRITMLWTNPLFWTFGLGFTLFTGFVAGSYPALYLSSFQPVKVLKGTFRAGRFAAVPRKVLVVVQFTVSLALIIGTIIIYNQIQYSKNRPIGYNRDGLLMIEMKSPEFYGKFDLLRTELKNAGVIQELAESSSPITDVWSNSGGFHWQGKDPNLDTDFGTVWVTHEFGKTVGWQFKEGRDFSREFTSDSSAIVLNEAAVKFMNIKNPVGTVIRWGSGENMTEYKIIGVIKDMLMSSPYEPVKQTIYLMSYHNVNWINMKLNPAKSANECLTTIEAAFKKHIPTAPFDYKFADEEFGKKFAHEERIGKLATFFAGLAIFISCLGLFGLASFVAEQRTKEIGIRKVLGASVLNLWSLLSKDFVILVIIAFVIATPTAWYFMSHWLDQYEYRSEISWWIFVASGIGTLVVTLLTVSFQSIKAALINPVKSLRSE is encoded by the coding sequence ATGAGTCCCCAACCTCGTACTGGCGGGCCACCTCGCCTGGCCGACCGCCTGCTCGAACGCTTTTGCGATCCGTATACACTGGAAGAAATGCAGGGTGATCTGCATGAAGAATTCCAGTATCAGGTTCGGCGCGTGGGCGAACGGCAAGCGCGTTGGCGCTACTGGCGGGATGTGCTGGGTTTCTTGAAGCTCCGGGCCAGACAATCGTTCACAAGAAAAAAACAACAAAATACTTACCCAACAACCCCATTAATCAGTCCTGATATGCTACGGAATTATCTCAAAATCGCCCTGCGAAATCTGGTTAAACACAAGACGTATTCGGCTATTAATATTGCGGGCTTAGCCACGGGTATGGCCGTTGCAATGCTCATTGGCCTATGGATATGGGATGAGCTGTCGTTTAATACTTACCACAAAAATTACGACCGCATTGCTCAGGTATGGCAGCATCAGACCAGCAATGGGGAAGTCTTCACCGGTAAGGCCATACCTTTTCCACTGGGGAAAGAGCTTCAGACGAAATACGGGAGCAGTTTCCAATACGTCGTCATGTCGTCCTGGGAGGGTGAACACTTCCTGTCATTGGGCGAAAAAAAGATAACCAAAGAAGGCAGTTTTATGGATGTCGATGCGCCCCGGATGCTGACGTTGCACATGCTGAAGGGTTCGTACGACGGGCTCAAAGAGCCAAACTCTATTCTGCTTTCTGAAACGACTGCCCAAGCCCTTTTCGGCGACCGGGAGCCGCTGAATCAATTGATCAAGATTGACAATAAAATGGATGTGCGGGTTACGGGGGTTTACGAAGACGTGCCGCACAACGCCCAATACGGTAAGGTGAAGTTTATTGCGCCCTGGGAGCTTTATGTCGCCTCGGAGAAATGGATTCAGCGGGCGCGCGATAACAGCCATTGGGGTGATAACTCCTTTCAGCTTTTTGTCCAGATTGCTGACAATACAGATTATGAGTCGGTTAACAAACGCATTTTAAATGCTAAACTGAACAACGTTCCGGCTAACGAAAAAAAGTTCAAGGCAGCGATTGTCCTTAATCCCATGCGAGACTGGCGGTTGCGTTCGAACTGGGAAAATGGCGTAAAGACCGGCGGGATGATCGATTATGTTTGGTTATTTGGCTTTATCGGCCTTTTTGTGTTGCTGCTGGCCTGCATTAACTTCATGAATCTGAGCACCGCCCGCAGTGAGAAACGCGCCAAAGAGGTGGGCATTCGCAAAGCGGTTGGTTCCGTTCGAGGCCAGCTGGTGAACCAGTTTTTTAGTGAGTCTTTTCTGGTGGTCTTTTTCGCTTTTGGGCTGGCTCTGCTGCTGGTGCTGCTCGTTCTGCCCTGGTTCAATCAGGTGGCTGACAAACGGATTACGATGCTATGGACTAACCCGCTGTTCTGGACATTTGGGCTAGGATTTACGCTATTTACTGGTTTTGTGGCAGGTAGTTATCCGGCGCTTTATCTGTCTTCTTTCCAACCAGTTAAGGTGCTGAAAGGAACCTTTCGGGCGGGGCGGTTTGCGGCTGTGCCTCGTAAAGTACTGGTCGTGGTGCAGTTTACGGTTTCGTTAGCGCTGATTATTGGAACCATCATCATCTATAACCAGATTCAATATTCCAAAAACCGGCCCATCGGCTACAACCGGGACGGCCTGCTAATGATTGAGATGAAGTCGCCGGAGTTTTACGGCAAGTTTGACCTACTGCGCACCGAACTCAAAAACGCTGGTGTCATTCAGGAGCTGGCCGAATCATCCAGCCCGATTACAGACGTATGGTCAAACAGTGGTGGGTTTCACTGGCAGGGCAAAGATCCCAATCTGGATACGGATTTTGGTACGGTCTGGGTCACGCACGAATTTGGGAAGACAGTGGGCTGGCAATTTAAAGAAGGTCGGGATTTTTCGCGGGAATTTACGTCTGATTCTTCGGCCATTGTCCTGAACGAAGCAGCGGTAAAGTTCATGAACATCAAGAATCCGGTGGGCACTGTCATTCGCTGGGGTAGCGGGGAGAACATGACGGAATATAAAATAATTGGCGTTATCAAAGACATGCTGATGTCGTCGCCGTACGAACCCGTGAAGCAGACGATTTATTTGATGAGTTACCATAACGTCAACTGGATCAACATGAAGCTGAATCCGGCCAAAAGCGCCAATGAGTGTCTGACAACCATCGAAGCCGCTTTCAAAAAACACATTCCGACGGCACCCTTCGACTATAAATTTGCCGATGAAGAGTTTGGGAAGAAGTTTGCTCACGAAGAGCGCATTGGCAAGCTAGCCACCTTCTTTGCGGGCTTAGCCATCTTTATCAGCTGCCTTGGTCTGTTTGGTCTGGCTTCCTTTGTCGCCGAACAGCGCACGAAAGAAATTGGTATCCGCAAAGTGCTCGGTGCCAGTGTGCTGAATTTATGGAGCCTGTTATCAAAGGATTTTGTCATACTCGTGATCATCGCGTTCGTGATTGCTACGCCTACGGCCTGGTATTTTATGAGCCACTGGCTGGATCAATACGAGTACCGCTCTGAAATTTCGTGGTGGATATTCGTCGCCTCGGGCATTGGTACGTTAGTCGTGACCTTGTTGACGGTTAGTTTTCAGAGTATTAAAGCAGCGCTGATTAATCCGGTAAAATCACTTCGGTCCGAATAA
- a CDS encoding glycoside hydrolase family 76 protein → MERFRKSLFAFILLTLSFSGLQAQKPAVDYSTRLALIQKNIDQVFYMPQTGLYLETNDPAHNEKPNSYLWPLCALYQATNEREVLEPSKNYMAPVRKAIEQYHNTVPPVPGYQAYIRKAGVDTRFYDDNQWIGITALDAYNRTQKKDYLTLGEDIYRFMMVGYDQAAGGGIYWKEDDKTTKNTCSNGPGILVALELYRITKQKAYLDKAVLLYDWTNKHLLAPEGVYYDAIKLPSLRIDSARYTYNTGTMLQANALLYKLTKKQAYLTEAQRLAKTAKAYFYRNNKLPHDYWFNAVLLRGYLELYSIDKDKSRLQFFIDDAERIWQEERDAATNLLGRHTWKTLIDQAAMLEIYARLELLQNRKK, encoded by the coding sequence ATGGAACGTTTCAGAAAATCCCTTTTTGCCTTTATTCTTTTAACACTGTCTTTCTCCGGGCTTCAGGCGCAAAAACCAGCGGTGGATTACTCGACCCGGCTGGCGCTGATTCAGAAAAACATTGATCAGGTTTTCTATATGCCCCAAACAGGGCTGTATCTGGAAACCAATGATCCGGCGCATAACGAAAAACCAAATTCGTACCTGTGGCCTTTGTGCGCGCTGTATCAGGCGACCAACGAACGGGAAGTGCTGGAACCGTCCAAAAACTACATGGCTCCGGTCAGGAAGGCCATCGAACAGTACCACAACACGGTTCCGCCGGTTCCTGGTTATCAGGCTTATATCCGAAAAGCAGGCGTGGACACGCGGTTTTACGACGATAATCAGTGGATTGGTATTACCGCGCTGGATGCCTATAATCGGACGCAAAAGAAAGATTACCTAACGCTCGGCGAGGATATTTACCGCTTTATGATGGTTGGCTACGACCAGGCTGCCGGGGGCGGAATCTACTGGAAAGAAGACGACAAAACCACTAAAAACACCTGCTCGAATGGCCCGGGCATTTTGGTTGCGCTAGAATTGTACCGCATCACCAAACAGAAAGCTTATCTGGATAAGGCCGTGCTATTGTACGATTGGACTAACAAACACCTGCTTGCGCCGGAAGGCGTTTATTACGATGCAATCAAGTTGCCCAGCCTACGCATCGATTCGGCGCGGTACACCTACAACACCGGCACCATGCTACAGGCCAACGCGCTGTTGTACAAACTGACCAAAAAACAAGCCTATCTAACCGAGGCGCAGCGGTTGGCAAAAACTGCCAAAGCCTACTTTTACCGGAACAATAAACTGCCTCATGACTACTGGTTTAATGCCGTATTGTTGCGGGGCTATCTGGAATTATACAGCATCGACAAGGACAAGAGCCGCTTGCAGTTTTTCATCGATGATGCCGAGCGTATCTGGCAAGAGGAACGCGATGCGGCCACCAACCTGCTTGGTCGGCACACCTGGAAAACCCTGATCGATCAGGCGGCCATGCTGGAAATCTACGCCCGGCTGGAGCTGCTACAGAACCGGAAGAAGTAA